Proteins found in one Arachis stenosperma cultivar V10309 chromosome 8, arast.V10309.gnm1.PFL2, whole genome shotgun sequence genomic segment:
- the LOC130945369 gene encoding stearoyl-[acyl-carrier-protein] 9-desaturase 6, chloroplastic-like, with product MVTLTWNHNGFHHRQSKFSKPHSRKPTLPKAPSSTLRTPKTYSLPPEKIEVFKSLEGWASQCILPLVKPVEQSWHPVDFLPDSSLPVEDFNNKVRDLRDRTAELPDDYLVVLVGDMITEEALPTYQTRLNQLHGVADKTGSCTSPWAVWSRAWTAEENRHGDLLHTYLYLSGRVDMRMIDRTIHYLIAAGMQWDIDKNPYMGFVYTSFQERATFISHGNTARLAKKNGDPVLARICGTIAADEKRHENAYVKIVEKLLEVDPTETMVGISNMMRKGITMPALLMQDGKDPHLFDHFSAVAQRLGVYTAADYADILEFLIQRWKLEKIQDLTTEGRRAQDFVCGLAPRIRRLQERADERARKTETHSVKFSWIFNKEVSLL from the exons ATGGTAACACTTACATGGAACCATAATGGTTTCCATCACAGACAATCCAAATTCTCCAAGCCACATTCACGTAAACCTACACTTCCAAAGGCACCTTCTTCAACACTAAGAACTCCTAAAACATACTCACTACCACCAGAGAAGATTGAAGTTTTCAAGTCACTTGAGGGTTGGGCTTCACAGTGCATCTTGCCACTTGTCAAGCCCGTTGAGCAAAGCTGGCATCCCGTTGATTTTTTACCGGACTCGTCCCTGCCGGTGGAGGACTTCAACAATAAG GTGAGGGACCTAAGAGATCGGACAGCTGAACTTCCAGACGATTATTTAGTGGTTTTGGTGGGTGATATGATCACGGAGGAAGCTTTGCCCACTTATCAAACAAGGTTGAACCAGCTCCATGGCGTTGCGGATAAGACGGGCTCATGCACAAGCCCGTGGGCAGTGTGGTCTCGGGCTTGGACCGCAGAAGAGAATAGGCATGGAGACTTGCTCCACACTTATTTGTACCTTTCAGGTCGAGTTGATATGCGTATGATTGACCGGACCATCCATTACTTGATTGCAGCTGGCATG CAATGGGATATAGACAAGAATCCATATATGGGATTTGTGTACACATCATTTCAAGAACGAGCTACTTTTATTTCACACGGCAACACGGCTCGGCTTGCTAAGAAAAACGGTGATCCAGTGCTTGCGCGAATATGTGGCACCATTGCTGCAGATGAAAAGCGTCACGAGAATGCATACGTAAAGATCGTTGAGAAGCTTCTAGAAGTGGATCCTACAGAGACAATGGTAGGAATATCAAACATGATGCGCAAGGGAATTACAATGCCAGCACTCTTGATGCAGGATGGGAAGGATCCACACCTCTTTGATCACTTCTCTGCAGTGGCACAACGACTTGGTGTCTACACAGCCGCTGATTATGCTGACATTTTGGAGTTTTTGATCCAACGGTGGAAATTAGAGAAGATACAGGATTTAACGACTGAAGGAAGACGTGCACAGGATTTTGTGTGTGGTCTAGCACCCAGGATTAGAAGGTTGCAAGAACGAGCTGATGAAAGAGCGCGTAAAACAGAGACACATAGTGTCAAATTTAGTTGGATTTTCAATAAGGAAGTGTCATTGTTATAA
- the LOC130945370 gene encoding protein TRACHEARY ELEMENT DIFFERENTIATION-RELATED 7A-like, with amino-acid sequence MASSQPNIHFNFPQFPPPPPSHPFNYPPPPPPPPPSHCFTPPPPHAHPPPSPHHPVLPPPYPVPTPPSPDNHHPTIIVIVFVSFGGLLFLSVLAFALFCLIKKMKKKKKQETDIIHFDEHRHVTEAIVPGPCGEQVVVLSVDDDVHIDEEIIKNEEFGHAMQEKQSSTANEGNDPRSPDHDHQQKA; translated from the coding sequence ATGGCATCTTCTCAGCCAAATATTCATTTCAACTTCCCTCAGTTCCCTCCTCCACCACCATCCCACCCTTTCAACTATCCGCCACCGCCACCGCCACCGCCACCCTCACATTGTTTCACTCCTCCACCACCCCACGCGCACCCACCACCATCACCGCACCACCCTGTGCTTCCACCACCATACCCAGTTCCAACACCACCCTCTCCAGATAACCACCACCCAACTATCATAGTGATTGTGTTTGTATCCTTTGGAGGCCTTTTGTTCCTTTCAGTGCTGGCTTTTGCTCTGTTTTGCCTGAtcaagaagatgaagaagaagaagaaacaagaaACTGATATCATCCATTTTGATGAGCACAGGCATGTCACTGAAGCCATTGTGCCTGGCCCTTGTGGTGAGCAAGTGGTGGTGCTATCAGTTGACGATGATGTCCACATTGAcgaagaaatcatcaagaatgaGGAATTTGGTCATGCTATGCAGGAAAAACAATCATCAACTGCCAATGAAGGCAATGATCCTAGAAGCCCTGATCATGATCATCAGCAGAAAgcttga
- the LOC130943997 gene encoding alcohol dehydrogenase 1, translated as MSNTAGQIIKCRAAVAWEAGKPLVIEEVEVAPPKAGEVRLKILYTSLCHTDVYFWEAKGQTPLFPRIFGHEAGGIVESVGEGVTHLKPGDHALPVFTGECGECPHCKSEESNMCDLLRINTDRGVMIHDQESRFSIKGKPIYHFVGTSTFSEYTVVHAGCVAKINPEAPLDKVCVLSCGICTGLGATINVAKPKPGSSVAVFGLGAVGLAAAEGARISGASRIIGVDLVSSRFELAKKFGVNEFVNPKDHNKPVQEVIAEMTNGGVDRSVECTGSIQAMISAFECVHDGWGVAVLVGVPSKDDAFKTHPTNFLNERTLKGTFYGNYKPRTDLPNVVEKYMRGELELEKFITHTVPFSEINKAFDLMLKGEAIRCIIRMDE; from the exons ATGTCTAACACTGCTGGTCAAATCATCAAGTGCCGAG CTGCGGTTGCATGGGAGGCAGGGAAGCCATTGGTGATTGAAGAAGTGGAGGTTGCGCCACCTAAGGCCGGTGAAGTCCGTTTGAAGATCCTCTACACCTCACTTTGCCACACCGATGTTTACTTCTGGGAAGCCAAG GGCCAGACTCCATTATTTCCTCGGATATTTGGTCATGAAGCTGGAGG GATTGTGGAGAGTGTAGGAGAGGGAGTGACTCATCTGAAACCAGGTGACCATGCCCTCCCTGTGTTCACCGGAGAGTGTGGCGAATGCCCTCACTGCAAGTCGGAGGAGAGCAACATGTGTGACCTTCTCAGGATCAACACTGACAGGGGTGTCATGATCCATGATCAAGAATCAAGATTCTCCATTAAGGGAAAACCAATTTACCACTTTGTTGGGACCTCCACATTCAGTGAATACACTGTGGTTCATGCTGGATGTGTTGCAAAGATCAACCCTGAAGCACCACTTGATAAAGTTTGTGTTCTCAGCTGTGGAATCTGCACAG GTCTTGGTGCCACTATCAATGTTGCAAAACCAAAACCTGGTTCTTCTGTTGCTGTTTTTGGACTCGGAGCTGTTGGTCTTGCT GCTGCTGAAGGGGCAAGGATTTCTGGTGCATCAAGAATCATTGGGGTTGATTTAGTTTCCAGCCGATTCGAATTAG CCAAGAAGTTTGGGGTTAATGAATTTGTAAACCCAAAAGATCATAACAAACCTGTACAAGAG GTAATTGCTGAAATGACCAATGGAGGTGTGGATCGTTCTGTTGAATGTACTGGCAGCATCCAAGCTATGATCTCAGCATTTGAATGTGTCCATGAT GGTTGGGGTGTTGCTGTTCTTGTTGGTGTGCCAAGCAAAGATGATGCTTTCAAAACTCATCCTACAAACTTCTTGAATGAGAGGACTCTCAAGGGTACCTTCTATGGTAATTACAAACCCCGAACCGATCTTCCTAATGTTGTGGAGAAGTACATGAGAGGG GAGTTGGAACTTGAGAAATTCATCACTCACACTGTTCCGTTCTCAGAGATTAACAAGGCTTTTGATTTGATGCTGAAAGGAGAGGCCATCAGGTGCATCATTCGGATGGATGAATAA